A region of the Lagopus muta isolate bLagMut1 chromosome 2, bLagMut1 primary, whole genome shotgun sequence genome:
GCCGCAGGCTGAGCTTCGCGATGTCGTGCGGGGCGAGGTCAGCTTCTCCGGGTGACCTGCGCTCGGAGTGTGGGGCACCAAAGCCCCGGGAGGAAGCTGCGCACGGAGAGGGCGGCCGAGGGGCAGTAACACCGTGAGGCGCGGTGCCCTgaggcgggcgggcgggcgggcgggagggcTCCCGTCAGCCCTGAGGGGTGAGAGAGCCTCGGTGGCGGGAAGGTAAGAGAACCAAGGAGGGAGGCGGCTTCCCTCACGGGGAAActttgcccagagagctgggcGGCGAGGGGCTGTCCTCTAGGGAGGGAACCACCTGAGGGGATGATAGAGGAAACCTATTGCCTGCTGCAGGGGGAGCGCTCCTCAGGCAGCAGAAACATCAGCGTTGTGTCTCGTGGTGCTTCTCCACAGCGCGGACATCTGCATCATTTGTAAATAATCTCCTGGATTCCAGATCGTGGTATTAAATCAGCGATCCTTCTTTATCGCTGCCACGCATGCAGGACAAACAGCAACGCGATCTGTGATAGAGTTATTAATTTGGATTTTGTATAATTTGGAAATCATTAAAAGATCATTTATTAATACTTGAATATTTCTTTAACTTTCAGACTGTCTCTGCAAGAGTAGAACTTGCTTTTCTGAACATGGAAAACACATATTCTCCAACATTTGTATCTGTACCGTCAGATGACAATGAATTCTACCTTTATCCAAAGTGTGTTAAAATAGAAAGTCATctgaaaagcatgaagaaagaGGAGCAGCAAAAGTTGGAACAAAGTATACACTGTGGGAACACTCATCAAACACCACGAAATGAACCTATGTATTTATCAGAAATACAAAGCAGCTGGGTATTAGAAAGTGAAAGATGTGACAGAGCCAAAAAACCTTGCATAAAAGAATCCTTCCATTCTCAAGCTTTTAATAGTGAAAGATCACTATGTGGAGtactagaaaaaaaactgcCCATCAAAAAATGGAATCCTGAAAACGAAAGTCAAAATTCTATAGAAGATGACATTTCATTAAATACATATAGACAGCATGGTGAAACAGAATTGCACAATCTGTGGAATTCTGCTAGCACAGGTAAAAACCTACATGTACTAAATCCCATCCGACTGCATCAGAACAACATGGAACAGAATGAAATAGAAGCTGACAATGAACTTAAACAAAAGTCTTCAGATACACCTGTAAACAGGAACTTGTTTCAGAGGTGGAGGCAATATCAGCTTCCACAAGTTCCGTTTTCATGTGGTACTTGTTCTATGCTTTCTTGtgtagaaaatgagaaaaatgtttttctggaaaaagtatgcagtacagaaagcaaagattaTGACCATAATGATCATGCAACTACTACAGAAGGAGATAATAATAATTCATCATCTATCGTTCCAACACCAAAACCTTTTAAAAGCATACAACCATTGGAAATTCCTAAGTTCTTGATGAAAGAGAACACGTCTCAATTTTCTATCATCTcaaatagaataaatagagaAATGCCATCAGCTAACTTGAAGGAGATTGTTGGTAAGATGCTAGAAGGCCAACCAACTTTGATGCAATCTAAACAGATACATGGTATGCAAAAAATGTCTGAGGTAGGGAACCAGAAATTGCAGAGTGATAAAAACATTGTGAAAGCTTCATCTGTTTGTTctgaatttgaagaaaagaattatCAATCaactaacaaacaaaagcacagtgctgtgggagaaagaggaaaactgcCTGTAACTTACGtcagggacagcagcactgatCCAGAACGTAATCAAATTTTTGCTGAAAGTGATTTTAAAGTGCTGGAGAATtcagatgatgatgatggtCAGAAGTCAAGGGTTCACATTTGCATTAGTGCTAAAAAAGTTCAGAGCAAGAAAATTATCACTGTTATGGATATTTTGAGGAGaatgaggaggaagagcagcCATGAGAACATGACAACAATTCATACACAGACAAGCAGCTCAGTGATTACAGAAGCattagagaaaaataagttaGACCTACACTATGGTCTGCATGATTCCAACAATGATATTAGTTTGCAAGAAGCAGAATCAAAACTATTTACAAATGAAATACCTGATATCAAAAGATACTTAACTGAAAACATTATATTTGAAAGCAGTTGTACTCCCATTGTTGCACACAATTTTCCAGATATAAAAGTGAGTTTTGGTGtaatgagggaaaagaaaacatacaaaataaaattttcatttcaaaactttttatttGGAGTGCTCAGGACACAGACCAAATTGTTAGCTGAAGTTAGGCTTATGTGTCAGGCTGACGATATTAGGCATTGGTTTGATATTTGTGTAGCATTAAATGAGCAATGTTGCACTCGAGAGTTAGTAAAGAGCAGTATTGGTGCAAGCCACAGGAATAAAGCACGCATTTATTTGGTGgctattattttaaagcatctgaAGGTGaaactacaaaagaaaattcttacTTCCATTTTCAATAGGAAGAATGCATTATTAATAAGTGAAGAGAAATTGGTGAGAGTGGAGAAACGTGCTTCGTATGgcagaaagcaaatgcagttAAATTCATGCACAGAGAGTAATCAGAGGCAAAACACAGATTATTATAAAAAATACGAAATTTATCTGGGCACCACAAGTTCTAAATTTGTGGGTAGCATTAATTTTGACTTGCATAATGAACtccagaaaatatatttttctagaTCTTCAGGTAACGAAAATTCCACTTCCCTAACCAGAAGTATCTTTCATAACCAAAGCAGTGGATCATCTAAGGGAAGATTTGTCAGAAAGCACCACCTCTTGTCCAGAAGGAGTGAAAGATTCCACAGCACATGCTTGGAGTCTGTCAGCCATAGAAAGGACATGAAAAAACAAGTGTTGGTTGCTAAATGCCTGATTTTGTTGAAGGACAATTGTGATCGTTCTTCACTAGAGAAGATGCATTActacaatacaaaaaaaatacagtaccTGACAAGAGTAAATCTTAGATGTTTGAGTTACCTTCCTGCCTGTTCACAACTGAGGTTTGAAAAGGTAAATAATAAATGTTCAAATCAGCAAATACCCGTAACTACCATGAAATGGACAAAGAACAAACCAAGGAAGATGTTCAACAGTTATTTTCATAGAGAAAGACTTAGAGCTTTACCCCTTCATTTAAGAGACAgtaaagaacacaaaacaagtaaatacagaaattgTGTAAAGACGACAAAGGAAATTGTATATAAGATGAAAAAATGCTCAGGtatttttaattgcataaaGACTGACAGGAAGGAGAATTTCAAATCCAAAGAGCTGCAAATaaattctcattattttctttcaaaaaaatcgCTTCCTCTTTTtgacacatacaaaaaaattcCCCTTAATAGTGATCCTGAAGACTTTGACCAGATCTCACTTGTAAATCAAGATAATTCTGTCAAAAAACTGTCAACTGTACAAAACACAGTCACTAGTTCAGAAAGCATTCATAATTTGTCTGATAGAAGTAAAGCTGTTTTAATATTACCTGAGCTGTCAAAAACAACTATGGAAAAATGCAGCTCTCTCTTGTTACAAGACAGCCAAACAAGCAAACCTGAATATTGCAAAGCAGTAGATGCATATACCCTACATTTAGTTAATGAAAAGGAGTTTGTAGAATTTCCAAATACTTACTTAAATTCTAGAAATATATTCCCTAGTTCCTTAAGTGGTTATCTGTATATCACTTCACTGTTACCTAAAAACTCTTCTGTCAATAAAGATGGAGAAGATGTAGGAGAAGACACACGTAGTAGGATTTCGTTAAatgcagacaaacaaaaacaaattgaaaaaaattatgCCACTATGTCTTATTTATGCACAAGAAGTCCTACTGTAACATACACATACTTGCAATTAAAGGCCAGTgaaacagtgtatttttctttacaagGGCATACTGAGACATATAAGGCAGTCAGCTTAGACCCAGCAACTTTGAAACACCATCTTGAATATgtaaaagaacaagaagagatAAGTGATGAACAAATGCATGTAACTAATGAAAGTCAATGCGAGACTGTAATGAATGACTTGATTATGTCACATTCAGAAGATGAAGCTAAAACATTCATTGctggaaaggagaaattaaaaatgcatttatctttAATGAACAATGGATATCTTGGAGATGTAAAAGATGAATATTtaccttcagaaaacaaaatcacataTGAATttgaactgaaaagaaaatttgattTAGTGCTGGAAGAGCTACATATGTTTCATGAAATTAGCAAGGAGGATGAAAACAATTTATCTAGTGTGGAAACAAACTCTCACAACAATTATAGTGAATTAATTAGTTCTGATGGTATGGAAGAAAATATAGaaagtgtttctgaaaagaaaacatatatttcttctccagtctgtgatattataaaagatgaaaatatgaCTGTGAGTAATGGAAGgctattaaatgaaaaaatctcacttgaaaatgaaaatatggaaGCATCTAAGGAGTACTGTATGTCAAGACTGTCAAGTGAAGAGTTGCTACATTCGCCTATTGCAGAAGGTAAGTACATGAAAATGCTGTCAATaagcatatatatgtatatattgcaaatttagatatatttttctttaaaattgcatttctcaACTCAGAAAGTACCGTAACTATAGCTGAGTTTTCACTGAACTGTACAATGTTTGTGAGGCCAAAGGAATTTCCCTATGGGTAGTCAAATGTGAAACAGACA
Encoded here:
- the RAD51AP2 gene encoding RAD51-associated protein 2 isoform X1, whose amino-acid sequence is MTVSARVELAFLNMENTYSPTFVSVPSDDNEFYLYPKCVKIESHLKSMKKEEQQKLEQSIHCGNTHQTPRNEPMYLSEIQSSWVLESERCDRAKKPCIKESFHSQAFNSERSLCGVLEKKLPIKKWNPENESQNSIEDDISLNTYRQHGETELHNLWNSASTGKNLHVLNPIRLHQNNMEQNEIEADNELKQKSSDTPVNRNLFQRWRQYQLPQVPFSCGTCSMLSCVENEKNVFLEKVCSTESKDYDHNDHATTTEGDNNNSSSIVPTPKPFKSIQPLEIPKFLMKENTSQFSIISNRINREMPSANLKEIVGKMLEGQPTLMQSKQIHGMQKMSEVGNQKLQSDKNIVKASSVCSEFEEKNYQSTNKQKHSAVGERGKLPVTYVRDSSTDPERNQIFAESDFKVLENSDDDDGQKSRVHICISAKKVQSKKIITVMDILRRMRRKSSHENMTTIHTQTSSSVITEALEKNKLDLHYGLHDSNNDISLQEAESKLFTNEIPDIKRYLTENIIFESSCTPIVAHNFPDIKVSFGVMREKKTYKIKFSFQNFLFGVLRTQTKLLAEVRLMCQADDIRHWFDICVALNEQCCTRELVKSSIGASHRNKARIYLVAIILKHLKVKLQKKILTSIFNRKNALLISEEKLVRVEKRASYGRKQMQLNSCTESNQRQNTDYYKKYEIYLGTTSSKFVGSINFDLHNELQKIYFSRSSGNENSTSLTRSIFHNQSSGSSKGRFVRKHHLLSRRSERFHSTCLESVSHRKDMKKQVLVAKCLILLKDNCDRSSLEKMHYYNTKKIQYLTRVNLRCLSYLPACSQLRFEKVNNKCSNQQIPVTTMKWTKNKPRKMFNSYFHRERLRALPLHLRDSKEHKTSKYRNCVKTTKEIVYKMKKCSGIFNCIKTDRKENFKSKELQINSHYFLSKKSLPLFDTYKKIPLNSDPEDFDQISLVNQDNSVKKLSTVQNTVTSSESIHNLSDRSKAVLILPELSKTTMEKCSSLLLQDSQTSKPEYCKAVDAYTLHLVNEKEFVEFPNTYLNSRNIFPSSLSGYLYITSLLPKNSSVNKDGEDVGEDTRSRISLNADKQKQIEKNYATMSYLCTRSPTVTYTYLQLKASETVYFSLQGHTETYKAVSLDPATLKHHLEYVKEQEEISDEQMHVTNESQCETVMNDLIMSHSEDEAKTFIAGKEKLKMHLSLMNNGYLGDVKDEYLPSENKITYEFELKRKFDLVLEELHMFHEISKEDENNLSSVETNSHNNYSELISSDGMEENIESVSEKKTYISSPVCDIIKDENMTVSNGRLLNEKISLENENMEASKEYCMSRLSSEELLHSPIAEGYLCSIYKKPYMWDPAFLSGTLLTEENYNLQKEGGYLGNFLSHEVTRVQPLKTCKRPIRIGLSKKARPQKLHPYLK
- the RAD51AP2 gene encoding RAD51-associated protein 2 isoform X2, translated to MENTYSPTFVSVPSDDNEFYLYPKCVKIESHLKSMKKEEQQKLEQSIHCGNTHQTPRNEPMYLSEIQSSWVLESERCDRAKKPCIKESFHSQAFNSERSLCGVLEKKLPIKKWNPENESQNSIEDDISLNTYRQHGETELHNLWNSASTGKNLHVLNPIRLHQNNMEQNEIEADNELKQKSSDTPVNRNLFQRWRQYQLPQVPFSCGTCSMLSCVENEKNVFLEKVCSTESKDYDHNDHATTTEGDNNNSSSIVPTPKPFKSIQPLEIPKFLMKENTSQFSIISNRINREMPSANLKEIVGKMLEGQPTLMQSKQIHGMQKMSEVGNQKLQSDKNIVKASSVCSEFEEKNYQSTNKQKHSAVGERGKLPVTYVRDSSTDPERNQIFAESDFKVLENSDDDDGQKSRVHICISAKKVQSKKIITVMDILRRMRRKSSHENMTTIHTQTSSSVITEALEKNKLDLHYGLHDSNNDISLQEAESKLFTNEIPDIKRYLTENIIFESSCTPIVAHNFPDIKVSFGVMREKKTYKIKFSFQNFLFGVLRTQTKLLAEVRLMCQADDIRHWFDICVALNEQCCTRELVKSSIGASHRNKARIYLVAIILKHLKVKLQKKILTSIFNRKNALLISEEKLVRVEKRASYGRKQMQLNSCTESNQRQNTDYYKKYEIYLGTTSSKFVGSINFDLHNELQKIYFSRSSGNENSTSLTRSIFHNQSSGSSKGRFVRKHHLLSRRSERFHSTCLESVSHRKDMKKQVLVAKCLILLKDNCDRSSLEKMHYYNTKKIQYLTRVNLRCLSYLPACSQLRFEKVNNKCSNQQIPVTTMKWTKNKPRKMFNSYFHRERLRALPLHLRDSKEHKTSKYRNCVKTTKEIVYKMKKCSGIFNCIKTDRKENFKSKELQINSHYFLSKKSLPLFDTYKKIPLNSDPEDFDQISLVNQDNSVKKLSTVQNTVTSSESIHNLSDRSKAVLILPELSKTTMEKCSSLLLQDSQTSKPEYCKAVDAYTLHLVNEKEFVEFPNTYLNSRNIFPSSLSGYLYITSLLPKNSSVNKDGEDVGEDTRSRISLNADKQKQIEKNYATMSYLCTRSPTVTYTYLQLKASETVYFSLQGHTETYKAVSLDPATLKHHLEYVKEQEEISDEQMHVTNESQCETVMNDLIMSHSEDEAKTFIAGKEKLKMHLSLMNNGYLGDVKDEYLPSENKITYEFELKRKFDLVLEELHMFHEISKEDENNLSSVETNSHNNYSELISSDGMEENIESVSEKKTYISSPVCDIIKDENMTVSNGRLLNEKISLENENMEASKEYCMSRLSSEELLHSPIAEGYLCSIYKKPYMWDPAFLSGTLLTEENYNLQKEGGYLGNFLSHEVTRVQPLKTCKRPIRIGLSKKARPQKLHPYLK